The stretch of DNA CTGTTGGAAACGTTCAACATAGTTTTGGTTATCTTTACGTTTAGAACCTGGCGTGGTTTCCGGCAGGAAGTAGGCTGAGCCGCCGCCCAACAGAACATCTGGCTTAACGTCATAGAACATACTGACGATCTCTGCTTTATCGGCACGGCGGCGAGTATGGGACAACACCGCTGCTGGCGTGGCATCTTCCAGTTCTGCATCACTGACAATACCTACCGACATATCGGTTGTGCGTTTAATCAGTTCGCCCAGCGTTTCTTGCTTTGGATGATTAAGGGAGTCTTTAGCCCGACTAACATAGACCCCCAGCGCGTTCACACCCGATTTATGACCGGTCATATACGCACTCATGGTGTTAGCGCTGTCAGCAGCAATAGAGTCAGTACTTGAGGTACCAATAAATGCCATATTGGTTAAGTCATCAATGGCCAGGCGACCGTTGGCTTTACCTTCAGTAATGCCTTTTGACATCACTCTGGCAGCAGTACGGTGAGCAACCGACAGACCATCACCAATAAACAGAATGACATTTTTAGCCTGGCGTTTTTCTGGCGTTTGGTAAACATTCCAGCTTACCGAGCCCTTTTCATCGCCAGCTGAAACTTCAACTTTATAATCACCCGGCGTAGTGATATCGACATTTTTGATTACCAGTGAAGAAGCATTCAGACCATCTTCGTCTTTAATAAACTCGCTTTTTTGGTCCCATACCTGTTGATATGCTTTGCCATTAATTTTGATACTGACTTGAGCCGGGTCTACCTGCTTATCAAACTCAACCTTAAAGTCAAATTTGCCGCCGGTTAACATGGTCGCACGGTCAATAGGATAGATATTTACGGCGGATGCCGTTGCGGGAATAACCACAGGGACTAACGCAAAAGTGAGAGGAATCAACCAACTTGCCTTCATAACATTCTCCTGATTTTTATTTTTCAGGAGCAGATTACTCAGGCTGAATGTCAGTTTTATGAACGATATATGTCCAATTTATGTCTTAGAATGGAAACAACAGCGGAATAATAATGACACTCACCACCATCACCAATAAGGTAAACGGCACGCCGATGCGTAAGAAATCACTAAATTTATAGCTACCAGGTCCGAGTACCATGGTATTTACCGGTGAAGATACCGGCGTCATAAAGGCTGCTGAAGCGGCGATTGCTACCACCATAGCAAACGGTAAAGCGGAAACCCCCATCTGATTTGCCGCACCAATGGCTATCGGCGCCATCAAAACGGCAGTGGCAGTATTGGAAATAAACAGTCCTATAACCGCGCACAGAACAAACAGGCTAAGCAGTACCACCCTTGGTCCCATATCGCCAACGGCATCCATCAATCCTTTTACCACCAGATCGATACCACCGGTTTTTTGTAATGCATGAGCGAAAGGCAACATACCGACAATCAAAATAAGCGTTGGCCAGTGAATCGACTTATAGGCACTTTCCATATCGATGCAGCGGAATTTACCCATCAATAAGCAGGCCAGCAGCGCCGCAATAACGTTAGGCACGATGTCCGTTACCATCAGGAAAATCATCAGAATCAGGCACAGAAGAGCATGAGGTGCCTGACTGGTAGCCGGGGCGACTTCATCCACCTCAGCGGGCAGATTCATTACCAGGAAATCTCGGGTATTACTCTGTAATTGCCGAATCTGACGCCAGTCGCCAATCACCAGCATCATGTCACCGACTTTAAGCTCTTCATCAATCTGATTAGCCTCAATCAGTTTACCGTTGCGTCGGATACCAATCACATTCAGATTATAACGAGTGCGAAAACCCATCTGTCGCAGGGTTTTACCAATATATTCAGATTCAGGAACCAGCGATACTTCCGCCATACCGACTTCACGCGCTTGTTCAGAGAAGTATTCACCGCGCAAAATCATTGGCTCTAATTGCTCTTCGGTACAAAAGTGCCTGACGTCCGCTTCCGGGTCAAACATATCCACCAGCAGAATGTCATGCACCCGAAGTTCAGTGGCAGCAAAAGCGCCTATCATCACCCGACGGAATTTACGCCAGCGTTCAATACCCACCACGTTGGCACTGTAACGGGAACGCAGATGCAGTTCATCCAGCGTACGGCCAATTAGTGGAGAACCGGGGCGAATAGAAAGGCGACGAGCACGACCGCTTAACTTATAGTCATGAATCAGATCGCGCATGGTACGACGGGTACGGGATTTAGCCTTATCCTGACTCGCTGGCTTCACCAGCCATGGGCGAACCAGCAGCATATAACCAATCCCCATCGCCAGAATCACAATACCAATGGGGGTAACACTGAAGAAATCAAATTGCCCTACGCCATAACGTTGTAGTTCACTGTTTACCACCAGGTTTGGCGGTGTGGCTACCAGCGTCATCATGCCGCTGATTAATCCAGCAAAAGCTAATGGCATCATCAGGCGGCCAGGCTCTCTTTCCATCCGTGATGAAACGCTCATCACCACAGGAATAAAGATAGCCACCACGCCGGTGGAACTCATCACGGAACCTAATCCGGCCACCGCTAACATTAACAACACCAGCAATTTGGTTTCACTGCTGCCAGCAACCCGAACCAGCCAGTCACCTACCTGATAGGCAATACCGGTACGCACCAGCCCTTCGCCGATGACAAACAGCAATGCAATCAGAATAACGTTGGGATCGCTGAAACCAGAAATAGCTTCAGGTAGTGTCAAAATACCGCTGGTAACAAAAACGGTAATCAATAACAGAGCAACCACGTCCATTCGAACTTTATTGGATATGAACAGGATTATTGCGATAAATAAAAAGCACACCACCCAGAAAAGCTGGCTATCGGCTAACGTACCCATCGTTGTCAATAATCGCTCGATCACTGCGGCTCCCTTACTGGTTATCTGAACGTTTTTGCCCCACACAAAGATATTATCGAATACTAATCGTGATAAAACATTGGCTTTAAGATGTTTTTTCAGTCTGCCTATAAAGTCACTCTATTTTTCCCTCAATAAAGGAACAAAATATGCGCTTTAACTGATTAAAACAGAATAAAACACATCGTCAACCTTATATCAATCAAAAACCGAAACATTCAGCATAAACAAGGAGATTAGCCATAAATGTCATCAGCATGTTAATAAAAAAGCCCCAAATTATGGAGCTTTCTTATCTTTATGTCGCTAATCATTCATTTAATTAATCAAATTGAATTCTGGCAATGTTATCTGCATAACTGACCTGTAACTGTTGCAGCGTTTTTAGCGATTTATCTACCCGGGACAGTTCAGGCGTATTCGCCGGTGCATTGACCGCTATTACCTGACAACCGGCAGCCAGCCCGGAAGCGAGTCCTGCGGCGGCATCTTCAACCACCACACAGTCGGACGGAGCCAAACCTAAACGCTCTGCGCCCAGCAAATAGGCATCAGGCTCAGGTTTACCTTTGGCAACCAGTTCAGCGGTAACAAACACCTCAGGGAAAGGTATTCCTGCTGCTTTACTACGAGCATGAGCAATCGGAATAGTGCCGGAGGTCACAATGGCCCAAGGCACCTTCAGTTCATTAAGTCGATTAAGTAACTCAATAGCACCGGGTAGAGCCTCAACACCTTCAGTGTCGGTCGCTTCTATTTGTTCCAGTCGGTCAAACTCTCTTTTGATCGCCTCTTCACTTTGACCGGCCATAAAATGACGTAGCGAAGTTATTGCCTGCTTACCATGAATAAAATCGAGCATTTCCTGTGGTGCAACATTCAGGCGTTCAGCCACCCCTAACCAGGCACGTTCAACAACAGGTAAAGAGCTAACCAGCGTACCGTCCAAATCAAAAAGAAAACCTTTGCAATTCAAATTAATATTCTCACTGACAAAACAGAAAAACCAGTGACCGACATTAGCCGGTCACTATCGTAATAAGAAGAAAGAGAAAACATCAGGCATTAATGATTTGAGAAATCTCAATAGCGCATAAGTGATACTGACGCGGACAGGATTGCCAGATGGCCAGCATACGCTGATATTTATCCCACATTTTGGTTTGTGAGTTAAAGCCATGAGTTCCTGAATCAAAGTGGGTATAACGCCCTTCAGTATTTACCAGAAAGCGAACATAGCTGAGATAGCGGGCTTCAGTTGCTGCGTCAAAACCAAGGAAATTGATCCGGCGCTCATCAATTTCGGCTTTATCTTTCAGATTTTCACGCAGATTCTCAAAGGAGACTCTCAACGCGTGATGCATTTCCATAATATTAATAATAGTGCGACAGGTTTCTTCTGACAGTTCACCAAACTCGCGTTCCAGTTCCTTCATCTGCAAACCAAAGCCACGCTCAATGATGGTCTGTAACCGGCGATAACGTTCCGCGTTATCCGGATCCAGCATGGTCATCATTTTATATTGGTTTGAAAGGATTAGCCGTTGGGCATTAGTCATTTCCACGATAACAACTCCTGAGATTCAAAAACAAAAAAGAATTCTGTATGTGAATAAACGTCATCACGAATGGATAGAGAATGGCATATTGCGCAACAGAGTGATACCCATTCAGTGTAATTTTTTGTTTACCCGAACAGGTGATGAATAAAGGAAGGAAAATCAATCCGCGGCGTAGCTTCTGAGCAATGTCAGAAGCCCGCGCGTTTAGTCAGAGCTCATCCAGAAAAGTTTTATCTAACTGATTAAAAGCATGCTTAAGCAGTTCGGCCAAATGTTGATAAGTTGGCTCTTGCTCTAAAGGTGCAAACTCCTGCCCGGCTTCAGCCAGCTTCTCCCGCAGTTGTAGAAACCACTGCTTCAACGATGGCGGTAATGTTGAAATAGAACGCTGACCTAACCACCACAACCCTTGCATTGGCAAACTGCAGGCGAAAATAGCGGTAGCAACCGCTGGCCCCAGTTGGCCACTCATGGCAATTTGCCAGGCAAGGGTAAAGATAGCGACAGGCGGCATAAAGCGAACACCAAAGCGCGTTGCCGTAGTGATACGGTTTTCCGGGAACACCGCGGACAAACGTTTTTCGTTTGGCCAGGTCTTCATGTAAGTCTGCCCACGCTGAAATATCTGAATCCAACGGATAGGACCTGATGAACGTAGCATTTAATTTGCCGCCTTTGATTCCAGATCTATCAATATGTACATTATGTTGCGTTCCGGATTATAATGCACATTCAAAAAATTCTGTAAATTTTAAAATAAATGCACAAAAAACTTGATGCAGTTTAATAAATATCAATTTAATTTGCATTTCTGTTTTATTTTTACTTAGCCAGGTATTATTCTGGTCGTGGCCTTACGGCCAATTTTTTTGTTAGGGATAAAATAATACCAATAACCTGTTTTCAGGCAATTGTGTACAATAATAAGACGCGGGTACGCAGCATAACCTGGTGATAAAGGTTCGTCCTTACCAGTTAACGCTACGCTTGCCCTATTTTCGTTTTCCAAATCACAAAATTAAATAGGTACTTCTCATGTCGAGTAAGCTGGTTCTGGTTCTTAACTGCGGTAGTTCTTCTCTGAAATTCGCCATCATTGATGCTGCCAATGGCGAAGAACACCTTTCTGGTTTAGCCGAGTGTTTCCACCTTCCGGAAGCCCGTATCAAATGGAAAATGGACGGAAGCAAACACGAAGAAGCCCTTGGAGCAGGTGCTGCACACAGCGAAGCTCTGAAATTCATCGTTAATACTATTCTGGCTAAAAAACCAGAACTGTCAAACAACCTGACCGCTATCGGTCACCGTGTTGTTCACGGTGGTGAGCAGTTTACTCAGTCAGTTGTGATCAATGCTGATGTGCTGAAAGGTATTCAGGCTGCATCTCCATTCGCACCTCTGCATAACCCAGCTGGCCTGATTGGCATCGAAGAAGCATTCAAAGCGTTCCCATCTCTTAAAAATAAAAACGTGGCCGTTTTTGATACCGCTTTCCATCAAACAATGCCTGCTGAATCTTACCTGTATGCTCTGCCGTACAGCCTGTATAAAGAACACGGTATTCGTCGTTATGGCTTCCACGGTACCAGCCACTACTATGTCAGCCGTGAAGCAGCAAAAATGCTGAACAAACCGGTAGAAGAGCTGAACGTGATTACCTGCCATTTAGGTAACGGCGGTTCTGTTGCAGCTATTCGTAACGGTAAATGTGTAGATACTTCTATGGGTCTGACCCCGCTGGAAGGTCTGGTTATGGGTACCCGTAGCGGTGATATCGACCCTGCAATCATTTTCCATCTGTATGATGTGATGGGAATGAGCATGGAACAAATCAACAAAATGCTGAACAAAGAGTCTGGTCTGCAAGGCCTGACTGAAGTCACCAGCGACTGCCGCTATGTTGAAGATAACTATACACAGAAAGAAGATGCCAAGCGTGCGATGGATGTATTCTGTCACCGTTTAGCAAAATATATCGGTGCTTACACTGCACTGATGGACGGTCGTTTAGATGCAGTTATCTTCACCGGTGGTATCGGTGAAAACGCTGCAATGGTTCGTGAACTGGCACTGGGTAAACTGGCTCTGTTAGGCTTTGAAGTCGACCACGAGCGCAACCTGGCAGCCCGCTTTGGTAAGTCAGGTAACATCGCAAAAGATGGCACTCGTGCAGCACTGATCATTCCAACCAACGAAGAGTTGGTGATCGCTCAGGACGCATCTCGTCTTACCGCGTAAATAACGACAATAACACCGTCAGCTCAGGCTGGCGGTGTTGTTTTAGCCAAAGCATAACCTAAAGAGGTTTCGTCGTGTCTCGTACAATTATGTTAATTCCTACCGGCACCAGCGTCGGGCTGACCAGCGTCAGCCTTGGTGTCGTTCGCGCTATGGAGCGCAAAGGTGTCCGTTTAGGTGTTCTTAAGCCGATTGCACAGTCCCGCTCGGGTGCCGATGTGCCTGACCAGACTACTACTATTCTGCGTGCTAACTCCAACGCCGTAACGGCTGAACCACTGAGCATGGCTCAGGTTGAGAGCATGCTCAGTAACAATAAACAAGACGTACTGATGGAAACGATCGTTGAACGTTACCAGGAGTGCGCAAAGGACGCTGAAGTCGTTCTGATTGAAGGTCTAGTGCCTACTTCTCATCATCAGTTCGTTAATGCTCTGAACTATGAAATTGCTAAAACGCTGGGTGCAGAAATCGTTTTTGTGATGTCATTAGGTAATGACTCCCCTGCCCAACTGAAAGAGCGTATTGATTTAGCGCGTTCTAACTTCGGCGGCAGCAAAAATGAAAACATCACTGGTGTTATCATCAACAAGCTGAATGCTCCGGTTGATGAGCAGGGCCGTACTCGTCCCGATCTGTCAGAGATGTTTGATGATTCAGCCAGTAAACCAGCAATCAGTGTGGTTGATACCGCTCAGCTGTTCACTAATTCCTCACTGCCAATTTTAGGCTGCATTCCGTGGAATCTGGACCTGATTGCGACCCGTGCAATCGATATGGCTCATCACCTGAAAGCACGTATCATCAACGAAGGTGACATTCGTACCCGTCGTATTAAGAACGTGACTTTCTGTGCGCGTAGCATTCCTAATATGTTACTGCACTTCCGCCCGGGTTCACTGCTAGTGACCTCTGCCGATCGTCCTGATGTTCTGGTTTCTGCCTGTCTGGCAGCGATGAACGGCGTAGAAATCGGCGCAGTACTGTTAACCGGTGGTTATGCCATTGATGAACGTGTACACAAACTGTGTGAGCAAGCGTTTGAAACGGGTTTACCGGTGTTCATGGTTGATACCAACACCTGGCAAACTTCGCTGTCGCTGCAAAGCCTCAGCCTGGAAGCCCCGGCGGATGACCATCAGCGCATTGAACAAGCGCAAAACTATATTGCTAACCATATCAACAGCGAATGGATTGATACCCTGACGGCAAACAGTGAAGGTTCACGCCGCATGTCTCCTCCTGCGTTCCGCTACCAGTTAACTGAGCTGGCACGTAAAGCAGGTAAGCGCGTTGTTCTGCCGGAAGGTGATGAGCCTCGTACCATTAAAGCAGCGGCTATCTGTGCTGACCGTGGTATCGCACAATGTATTCTGCTGGGTAATCCGGAAGAAGTCAGACGTGTTGCGGAAGCTCAGGGCGTTGAACTGGGTAAAGGCGTAGAAATTGTTGACCCGGCTGAAGTACGTGAAAACTATGTTCCACGTCTGGTCGAGCTGCGTAAGAGCAAAGGCATGACCGAAGTGGTTGCTCGTGAGCAACTGCAGGACAACGTGGTACTGGGTACCATGATGCTGGAGCAAAATGAAGTTGACGGTCTGGTATCCGGCGCGGTTCACACCACGGCTAACACTATTCGTCCGCCGTTGCAGTTAATCAAAACCGCACCGGGCAGTTCTCTGGTTTCTTCAATCTTCTTTATGCTGTTACCTGAACAAGTTCTGGTATACGGTGACTGTGCGATTAACCCGGATCCAACTGCAGAACAACTGGCTGAAATCGCTATTCAGTCTGCTGACTCTGCTGCAGCCTTTGGCGTTGACCCTCGCGTTGCAATGATCTCCTACTCTACCGGCAATTCCGGTACCGGTAGCGATGTTGATAAAGTACGTGAAGCCACTCGTCTGGCGCAGGAAAAACGTCCTGACCTGGTAATCGATGGTCCGTTACAGTATGACGCAGCGATTATGGAAGACGTAGCAAGATCTAAAGCACCAAATTCACCGGTTGCAGGTAAAGCTACGGTATTCATCTTCCCTGATCTGAACACCGGTAACACCACCTATAAAGCGGTTCAGCGCTCAGCCGATCTGGTTTCTATCGGTCCAATGTTACAGGGTATGCGTAAGCCAGTTAACGACCTGTCTCGTGGTGCATTAGTAGACGATATCGTGTACACCATTGCATTGACAGCTATTCAGGCTGCTCAAAACGAAGGTTAATTCTCTCGTTTGTTGGTGAAAAAAATGCCGGGTTTAATACCCGGCATTTTTATTTGATGAAATCAGCTAATACGAATGAAAATCGTCAGATATCAGGCTTGATGTTCAACCGTTTCTGCAATCTCTTGCTGCTCTGGATTACGCGTCACCCAGAGATTAAGTGCCTTTACAGAATCTGGAGTAAACTCATCGGCTCGTTGATTGATCTCTTCCAGCGTCAGCCAATGCACGCTTTCAATCTCTTCTTCCTGCAAGGCAAATGGACCATGGGTAATACAGCTAAACAGCGCTCCCCAAACCATGCAGTTGTCCGACTCATAGTAAAAGGTACCGTGATCGGCAAATGGAACATCAGCAATCCCCAGCTCTTCTTCCGCTTCACGGCGTGCTGAAGCCAGCATGTCTTCCCCCTGCTGAACTACGCCACCGGCTGTGGCATCAAGCCACCCCGGATAGAAATCTTTAATGTCAGTACGACGCTGCACCAAAATCTTTCCCATACCATTATGAACCACAATATAGGTTGCCCGATGGCGCAAATTCTTCTGCCGCATTTGCTGGCGGGTCACTTGAGCCATCACATTGTTATTTTCATCAACAACATCGACCCACTCGACTTGTTCGGTCTGCTCTTGTTCTTCCATCTGTTAAAACCTTTTCTCTAAAGATACCTGAATGATGGGCTCTTGTTGTTGTAAGCTTAACACCTGTAACACACCATCGCTCAGCATACCAAAACTAGCCGGATATCCACCTTTAGGCAGACTGGCAGATCCCGGATTTAATACGTAAATATTCTCACGTTTTTCAGCCTGAGGTATGTGCGTATGACCATAAACAAACACATCCCCGGTACGTAACGCAGGGAGTTTATCGGGATGATAATGGTGTCCGTGAGTTAAAAACAACCGGCGTTGTTCAAGTAACACCTGTTGCCATGTTGCCTCTATTGGAAAGTGTAATAGCATTTGGTCTACTTCACTATCACAATTACCCCGCACAGCCATGATTCTATCAGCAAACTGATTAAGATACAGCGCCACTTCAGCAGGATTATACTTATCCGGCAATGGGTTACGCGGGCCATGATACAACAAGTCCCCCAGTAAAATTAACCAGTCAGCACCGGAATGCTCAAAGCGTTCTAATACCAATTGAGTTGCTGATAAAGAACCATGTAAATCAGATGCAAACATCAATTTCATCAGTGAATATTCCTGAATATAAAACCAATCAAGGTTGGAATTTGTGCAATAACGATACATTAAAAAATATTATCTAAGGTTACCGCACATTTTACTGAATAAAAAAGGTTTCTCCCGGCATAATATACCTGTTGGTCACAGGGAAAAAACCAGTAACTGTATTAAGCCAGTAAAATTTATGACATGGAGGGAACTATGATTAAATTTTATTACACCCCAATTCCTGATGGAAAAAAGATTGCTATCTTCCTTGAAAAGCTCGAGCTGTCTTACAGTATACATCCTTTCAAACTTGGTAATGTCGATTACCCACTGCAAACGCTCACAACATTGTCCCCTGAAGAAAGAGGTCCAATAATTATTGACCCTAAGCCGCATACTGGAGAACCGCCTTTAACGTTATATGGTGCAAGCACTATTCTGGTGTATCTGGCTGAAAAGAGCGGTCATCTTATGTCTGCCGGGCTTCGTCATCGTTATGATGTACTACAATGGCTATTTTGGATAGAAAACAAATTAATGCCAACGCTTGAAAATATGGAATATTTCAGCCACCACTCTAAGCGCATCATTCCTTCAACTATTGAGCTTTACCAAACTGAAACCGTTGGAGTTTATCAATCTCTTGAACAAAATCTGATCAAGAATATGTATATTGCTGGCGATCGCTACAGCATCGCAGATATTGCCCTTTATCCTTTGATTGATGATTATCAAAAGCAGCGTATAGATTTACAAAATTACCCGGCCGTCAATAACTGGTATCAACGTATCAGCAAACGACAGGCTGTAATTATCGCACGACGAATAGATACCGAATGGCGATTAAAAAGCAAAATAGAGTAAAAACACAAAGTTGTGAGCAATCATAATATTTTATGTCAACTATCCGCTATGATAAGTAGATGCTAGACGGTTTTATTCCTTACGACTGCTTCAGGAGATCGCCCATGCATATACTTATTACCGGCGCTACCGGGCTTATCGGTCGCCATTTGACCCAAAGCCTGTTATTGCAGTCCCATACCATTACCGTGGTTAGCCGCAGCATTGAAAAAGCCAGAGCACTATTTGGTGATAGTGTCAGCTATATCAATGCACTGGATAATTTGAAGAATCTCGATAATTTCGACGCGGTGATAAATCTGGCGGGTGAACCCATTGCCGATAAACGCTGGACAGCCGTACAGAAAAGACGGTTGTGCAACAGCCGCTGGCAATTAACGGCTCATCTCAGCAAGCTGTTTGCCGATAGTCATACGCCCCCCGCAGTATTCATTTCCGGTTCTGCCGTTGGTTATTATGGCGATCAGGGCCAAAGCGTAGTCACCGAAGACGAAACGCCTCATCCTGAATTTACCCATACTCTCTGTCAGCGTTGGGAAGAAGAAGCCCTGCTGGCAAAAAGCGATCGTACCCGAGTTTGTCTGCTACGTACCGGAATTGTGTTATCCGCTGAAGGTGGAGCGCTGGCCAAGATGCTACCTATCTTCAAAATGGGTCTGGGGGGGCCATTGGGTTCCGGCCTGCAATATATGCCGTGGATTCACATTAACGATATGGTTAATGGCATTCTGTTTTTACTGACCACGCCTAAACTGGAAGGCCCATTTAATATGGTATCCCCTTATCCGGTGCACAATGAATTATTTACCGACCTGCTGGCCTCAGCCATCGACAGGCCGCACTTCTTCCGCACTCCGGCATTTGTTATCCGTTTATTAATGGGGGAATCAGCGGTATTAGTACTTGGCGGTCAGCATGCATTACCTAAACGGCTGGAAGAAGCTGGATACCATTTTGAGTTTAGCGACTTAGAGAAGGCGTTTGATAACCTATTTCCGAAAGATTAATCATTGGGGAACAAAAATCCATCATCTCTCTAAAGTTAAACACCTATAAGCCAGTTCTGGCGCTTATAGGTGTTCAGGCCCCGTAAGCTGGTATTCGCTATTTACCTTATGCGCGTTTAGTCCGACGCTCGGCAATAAAAGACACCAGGAATATTGCACCAATCAGGTCAAAGAATCCCATTGCAATAAACAGAGGGTTAAAACCGATCTTGTCTGCGGTAACACCAATCAACAACGAAAACAAGAAACTGGCGATCCAGGCGGCCGAACCCCGCATACCATTAACCGTCGCCATCTGGCCTTTATCGAAAGAATCCACAACCAGGGCGCTCAACATACAAGAGATAATCTGATGGCCAAAGCCGCCGATAGAGATCAGTACGATAGCGATATAAGGATCTTTCGTCACTGCAACCAGTGCCAGAGAAAGCATCATAAATGCCCCGGTAACTGAACTGGCGACCACCGAGTTAGTACGTGAACAGCCAAACCAACGAACATACAATTTAGTCAGATAGCCACTGGCAACGCTACCCAGGTCCGCAGCTAAAAATGGCAGCCAGGCAAACATGGCAATCTGTTTTAAATCCATACCCCGCTCGTTAGCCAGATATAGCGGAACCCAGAAGCTTAGTACCGCCCAGGCAGGCTCGGCCATAAATGCCGGAATGGCGATACCGTAAAAACGTTTGTTTTTCGACACGGTTTTCAACGCAGTAAAGAATGGCAGTTTCACCGCAGGCGCTTCGTTATCCTGTTTAATGAATGCCAGCTCTTCTTTGCTCAAATTCGGATGTTGCTCTGGGTTATGATAGAACAGCCACCAAAGAATGACCCACACCATCGCCAGAATACCGGTAAACATAAATGCACCCTGCCAGCCAAAAGAGGCATGTGCAAAATAAATAATAGGCGGTGCCAGCATCGCACCAATGGAAAAACCAACCCCCGCCCAACCGGCAGCAACCGGACGCTCCTTTTTAGGGAACCACTCACCAATGGTTTTGGCGTTAGCTGGCGTAGCTGCTGCTTCGGCACCGCCCATCATAAATCGTAAAATAGCTAATTGTAGCCAGCTTCCCGCTCCCGCATGCATCATACAAACAATTGACCAGACAATTGCACATACCAGAAAACCCAGCTTCAGCCCTATTACATCAATTAACCAGCCGCATATTGGTTGGAAAACGGTATAAGCCAGTTGAAACGCACCAACAATCCATGAATATTGTTCGGTGGTAATCCCCAGACTGTTTTTTAACTCCGGAGCCAAAATACCAAGCGAGTTACGG from Limnobaculum xujianqingii encodes:
- the pta gene encoding phosphate acetyltransferase, with translation MSRTIMLIPTGTSVGLTSVSLGVVRAMERKGVRLGVLKPIAQSRSGADVPDQTTTILRANSNAVTAEPLSMAQVESMLSNNKQDVLMETIVERYQECAKDAEVVLIEGLVPTSHHQFVNALNYEIAKTLGAEIVFVMSLGNDSPAQLKERIDLARSNFGGSKNENITGVIINKLNAPVDEQGRTRPDLSEMFDDSASKPAISVVDTAQLFTNSSLPILGCIPWNLDLIATRAIDMAHHLKARIINEGDIRTRRIKNVTFCARSIPNMLLHFRPGSLLVTSADRPDVLVSACLAAMNGVEIGAVLLTGGYAIDERVHKLCEQAFETGLPVFMVDTNTWQTSLSLQSLSLEAPADDHQRIEQAQNYIANHINSEWIDTLTANSEGSRRMSPPAFRYQLTELARKAGKRVVLPEGDEPRTIKAAAICADRGIAQCILLGNPEEVRRVAEAQGVELGKGVEIVDPAEVRENYVPRLVELRKSKGMTEVVAREQLQDNVVLGTMMLEQNEVDGLVSGAVHTTANTIRPPLQLIKTAPGSSLVSSIFFMLLPEQVLVYGDCAINPDPTAEQLAEIAIQSADSAAAFGVDPRVAMISYSTGNSGTGSDVDKVREATRLAQEKRPDLVIDGPLQYDAAIMEDVARSKAPNSPVAGKATVFIFPDLNTGNTTYKAVQRSADLVSIGPMLQGMRKPVNDLSRGALVDDIVYTIALTAIQAAQNEG
- the yfcD gene encoding NUDIX hydrolase YfcD; this encodes MEEQEQTEQVEWVDVVDENNNVMAQVTRQQMRQKNLRHRATYIVVHNGMGKILVQRRTDIKDFYPGWLDATAGGVVQQGEDMLASARREAEEELGIADVPFADHGTFYYESDNCMVWGALFSCITHGPFALQEEEIESVHWLTLEEINQRADEFTPDSVKALNLWVTRNPEQQEIAETVEHQA
- the yfcE gene encoding phosphodiesterase — its product is MKLMFASDLHGSLSATQLVLERFEHSGADWLILLGDLLYHGPRNPLPDKYNPAEVALYLNQFADRIMAVRGNCDSEVDQMLLHFPIEATWQQVLLEQRRLFLTHGHHYHPDKLPALRTGDVFVYGHTHIPQAEKRENIYVLNPGSASLPKGGYPASFGMLSDGVLQVLSLQQQEPIIQVSLEKRF
- a CDS encoding glutathione binding-like protein — translated: MIKFYYTPIPDGKKIAIFLEKLELSYSIHPFKLGNVDYPLQTLTTLSPEERGPIIIDPKPHTGEPPLTLYGASTILVYLAEKSGHLMSAGLRHRYDVLQWLFWIENKLMPTLENMEYFSHHSKRIIPSTIELYQTETVGVYQSLEQNLIKNMYIAGDRYSIADIALYPLIDDYQKQRIDLQNYPAVNNWYQRISKRQAVIIARRIDTEWRLKSKIE
- a CDS encoding TIGR01777 family oxidoreductase — encoded protein: MHILITGATGLIGRHLTQSLLLQSHTITVVSRSIEKARALFGDSVSYINALDNLKNLDNFDAVINLAGEPIADKRWTAVQKRRLCNSRWQLTAHLSKLFADSHTPPAVFISGSAVGYYGDQGQSVVTEDETPHPEFTHTLCQRWEEEALLAKSDRTRVCLLRTGIVLSAEGGALAKMLPIFKMGLGGPLGSGLQYMPWIHINDMVNGILFLLTTPKLEGPFNMVSPYPVHNELFTDLLASAIDRPHFFRTPAFVIRLLMGESAVLVLGGQHALPKRLEEAGYHFEFSDLEKAFDNLFPKD
- a CDS encoding MFS transporter, with the translated sequence MSSEINQDVTAVKATRTIRNLRWWVLVLFLMGVTVNYITRNSLGILAPELKNSLGITTEQYSWIVGAFQLAYTVFQPICGWLIDVIGLKLGFLVCAIVWSIVCMMHAGAGSWLQLAILRFMMGGAEAAATPANAKTIGEWFPKKERPVAAGWAGVGFSIGAMLAPPIIYFAHASFGWQGAFMFTGILAMVWVILWWLFYHNPEQHPNLSKEELAFIKQDNEAPAVKLPFFTALKTVSKNKRFYGIAIPAFMAEPAWAVLSFWVPLYLANERGMDLKQIAMFAWLPFLAADLGSVASGYLTKLYVRWFGCSRTNSVVASSVTGAFMMLSLALVAVTKDPYIAIVLISIGGFGHQIISCMLSALVVDSFDKGQMATVNGMRGSAAWIASFLFSLLIGVTADKIGFNPLFIAMGFFDLIGAIFLVSFIAERRTKRA